A part of Maridesulfovibrio hydrothermalis AM13 = DSM 14728 genomic DNA contains:
- a CDS encoding PilZ domain-containing protein: MTTDKTNSNLLSKLKVKLDRMLGRKKSEPLDLTYKPQKSCPSARKSFRIDVDNMHLICRSPRIKCRILDISATGIGFVSSKEFPPGDEIEAIILWSGKAVLKNIKMKIVRHEGKIIGCEFQDLERVQDKIISKIVLAAQQRQIEKKHNATGKDKIEAEVAKEAARIAKIEHAKKTTTKKIKL, translated from the coding sequence ATGACTACTGACAAAACCAACTCTAATCTACTCAGTAAACTGAAAGTCAAGCTGGACAGAATGCTCGGACGGAAAAAATCTGAGCCACTTGACCTTACGTACAAGCCGCAAAAAAGCTGCCCGAGCGCACGCAAATCGTTTCGAATAGACGTGGATAACATGCACCTTATTTGTCGCTCACCAAGAATTAAGTGTCGCATTCTTGATATCAGTGCCACAGGCATTGGTTTTGTCAGTTCCAAGGAGTTCCCGCCCGGTGATGAGATCGAGGCCATCATACTCTGGTCAGGCAAAGCCGTACTTAAAAATATCAAAATGAAAATCGTCCGGCATGAAGGCAAAATCATAGGATGTGAATTTCAAGATCTCGAAAGAGTTCAAGACAAAATTATCAGCAAAATAGTGCTGGCTGCGCAGCAAAGGCAAATCGAAAAAAAACATAATGCCACAGGAAAAGATAAAATTGAGGCAGAAGTAGCCAAAGAGGCCGCCCGCATCGCAAAGATAGAACATGCGAAAAAAACTACTACAAAAAAAATCAAGCTCTGA
- a CDS encoding D-2-hydroxyacid dehydrogenase, whose product MQIVILDGYTVNPGDNPWSELEKLGELTVYDRTPQDQIITRACDADIVLTNKTLLTAETINKLPRLKFISVLATGYNVVDLDAASKRGIPVSNVPGYSPPSVAQHVFAMLLNFANRVSLHDQAVKNGEWAMQQDFCFWKEPLFELKDKKIGIVGFGDIGKKVGTIANAFGMEVMAYAPRPKPEPDYSPFSFATLEEIFCECDVVTLHCPLTDENERFINKALLSRMKKNAYIINTARGQLIDENDLAEALKNKIIAGAALDVVDKEPMMQSCALCEAPNLTITPHIAWATLEARSRLTEGTVLNVDSFLKGSPANVVNLI is encoded by the coding sequence ATGCAGATAGTTATTCTTGACGGATATACAGTCAACCCCGGCGACAATCCGTGGTCAGAGCTTGAAAAATTAGGTGAACTGACTGTATATGACCGCACTCCTCAAGACCAAATAATCACACGGGCCTGCGATGCAGACATTGTTCTGACTAACAAAACACTGCTCACGGCTGAAACTATAAACAAACTGCCCAGACTGAAATTTATATCCGTACTAGCTACCGGATACAATGTAGTTGACCTTGACGCAGCTTCTAAACGCGGCATCCCCGTATCAAATGTCCCCGGCTATTCCCCGCCTTCTGTTGCCCAGCATGTTTTTGCAATGCTGCTGAACTTTGCCAACAGAGTCAGCCTTCACGATCAGGCCGTAAAAAACGGAGAATGGGCTATGCAGCAGGATTTCTGCTTTTGGAAAGAACCGCTATTTGAGCTGAAAGACAAAAAAATTGGAATAGTGGGATTCGGCGACATCGGCAAAAAAGTAGGAACCATTGCCAATGCATTCGGCATGGAAGTTATGGCATATGCCCCCAGACCTAAACCTGAGCCGGACTATTCACCGTTTAGCTTTGCTACACTTGAAGAAATTTTCTGCGAGTGTGATGTCGTAACTCTGCACTGTCCTCTCACAGATGAAAATGAAAGGTTCATCAACAAGGCCCTGCTTTCACGCATGAAAAAGAATGCCTACATCATCAATACCGCAAGAGGTCAGCTGATAGATGAAAATGATCTGGCCGAGGCATTAAAAAATAAAATTATAGCAGGGGCCGCGCTAGACGTGGTGGATAAAGAACCCATGATGCAGAGCTGCGCACTTTGTGAAGCACCAAACCTCACAATCACGCCGCACATTGCATGGGCAACACTTGAAGCCCGTTCAAGACTGACCGAAGGCACTGTTTTGAACGTTGACTCTTTCCTGAAAGGATCACCCGCAAATGTAGTAAATTTGATTTAA
- a CDS encoding response regulator, translating to MHSTDQNSTTCPKKGSGAGKALNILLAEDCENNVLLVQLYLKKFPYSIDVAENGDIAVDKFKHGNYDIVLMDIEMPLTDGYEATGRIRSYEQQNHLSKTPIIAVTAHALPENEDLAYDAGCDFFMTKPVRKADLIDVVRRFTRS from the coding sequence ATGCATTCTACCGATCAGAATAGTACTACCTGTCCAAAGAAAGGCAGTGGAGCTGGTAAGGCTTTGAACATTTTACTGGCTGAAGACTGCGAAAACAATGTGCTTCTGGTGCAATTGTACTTGAAGAAGTTTCCTTACTCCATTGATGTTGCTGAAAATGGCGATATTGCTGTGGATAAGTTCAAGCATGGCAATTATGATATTGTGCTGATGGATATCGAAATGCCTCTTACTGACGGGTATGAGGCTACCGGTCGCATTCGTTCTTATGAGCAGCAGAACCATTTGTCCAAGACTCCTATCATAGCAGTGACGGCGCACGCCCTGCCTGAGAATGAAGATCTGGCTTATGATGCCGGATGTGACTTTTTTATGACCAAGCCGGTCAGAAAGGCCGATTTGATTGATGTTGTTCGCCGGTTTACCCGGAGTTAG
- the rdgC gene encoding recombination-associated protein RdgC, which produces MPILSASVGLTRYRVLDEVSDDLIREIPERLTKFAFKDIDHTAEERSFGWVNMDDMLDDKWAVSPPEKAQYFTFSLRLDTRRIQPAVLKKHLQISLNHEMAEAKKEGKNFISRDRKREIKEQVTLKLRARSLPIPAVFDVVWNVPDNRLYLAATNTKVMDLFTDHFSDTFELTLEPLTPFFLAMEMLGEEAVQKLESLDPTYFVG; this is translated from the coding sequence TTGCCAATACTTTCCGCCAGCGTCGGCCTTACCAGATACAGAGTTTTGGACGAAGTTTCAGACGATCTGATCAGGGAGATACCTGAACGATTGACTAAATTCGCCTTTAAGGACATCGACCATACTGCCGAGGAAAGATCTTTCGGCTGGGTAAATATGGACGACATGCTTGATGACAAATGGGCTGTATCCCCGCCGGAAAAAGCGCAGTACTTTACTTTTTCCCTGCGTTTAGACACCCGCAGAATTCAGCCCGCCGTTCTGAAAAAACACCTTCAGATATCGCTCAACCATGAAATGGCTGAAGCCAAAAAAGAAGGCAAAAATTTCATATCCAGAGACCGCAAACGAGAAATCAAGGAACAAGTTACCCTTAAGCTTCGCGCCAGAAGTCTGCCTATCCCGGCTGTTTTTGATGTGGTCTGGAACGTACCGGACAATAGATTATACCTCGCAGCAACCAACACTAAGGTCATGGATCTGTTCACTGATCATTTTTCTGACACTTTTGAACTGACTCTTGAACCGCTGACTCCCTTCTTTCTGGCCATGGAAATGCTCGGTGAAGAGGCCGTACAAAAACTCGAATCACTCGATCCTACATATTTTGTAGGCTAG
- a CDS encoding arylesterase — protein sequence MGKITLAAFGDSLTEGYGLPAYSSFPAQLERKLLEEGYHIEIINFGISGDTSADGLIRLVDVIESKPDAVYVEFGANDCFQLMDPEQIKINITSMVESFQEAGIPVILLGFKPMNFTPQSYASAFNAIFQTVSKECSIPFYPNITDGTGENPEYYQPDGVHPNTEGVAIMVDKILPAMKNFLDNI from the coding sequence ATGGGCAAAATAACACTGGCAGCATTCGGTGACAGCCTTACCGAAGGATACGGACTCCCCGCATACAGCTCTTTTCCAGCCCAGCTGGAAAGGAAGCTGCTGGAGGAAGGGTATCATATAGAAATAATCAACTTCGGCATATCTGGAGATACTTCCGCCGACGGCCTTATACGCCTCGTAGATGTTATCGAAAGCAAGCCCGATGCTGTCTATGTTGAATTCGGAGCAAATGACTGCTTTCAGCTTATGGACCCTGAGCAGATAAAAATAAATATAACCAGCATGGTGGAGTCTTTTCAGGAAGCCGGAATCCCCGTTATTCTGCTGGGCTTCAAACCTATGAACTTTACTCCTCAGTCCTACGCCTCGGCTTTTAATGCAATTTTCCAGACAGTAAGCAAAGAATGCAGCATCCCCTTCTATCCCAATATTACAGATGGAACAGGCGAAAATCCGGAATACTATCAGCCCGACGGAGTTCACCCCAACACAGAGGGCGTTGCTATTATGGTTGATAAAATTCTTCCGGCAATGAAAAATTTTCTGGATAATATCTGA
- a CDS encoding patatin-like phospholipase family protein yields the protein MEKRTKPETRQQETAPEIPERPSVALIIGSEGIKSFCALPFIEYLQEQRIKIDLVIGVSGGALLAGFLGAGYNLRQIQDVFSKTVDPRFFTDVDYSSILGIANTGIGKFNAESGILKTDSLRKTYECLFKKTDISDLSPKTLITTTDLATGKPVILDKGNLAKAIYASSAIYPLMPPGNIDGQRLIDGAFSSPVPIMECVKRKIDIIIAIYFDDACNPEPKNFMESYFNTSRIFKRSILTSQLPLSIDMHHHEIIPVYIKHSRPIELWEINKLNEIVHAGKVAFTNKKAHFQEAVVEFKKKMQLRHEKQQKLKAEKELKETEAAREKKMQDNAVEKMKNPATKDAKLSDSQKQPQVEEKKRTFKIIKKRKNRTGSGA from the coding sequence ATGGAAAAACGTACCAAACCGGAAACTAGGCAGCAGGAAACCGCTCCCGAAATTCCCGAAAGACCCTCTGTTGCTCTTATAATCGGCTCGGAAGGAATCAAATCTTTTTGCGCCCTGCCATTTATAGAATATCTGCAAGAGCAGCGGATCAAGATTGATCTGGTCATCGGAGTCAGTGGCGGCGCACTTCTGGCTGGATTTCTAGGAGCCGGTTACAACCTTCGGCAAATTCAGGACGTTTTCTCCAAAACCGTGGACCCCCGCTTTTTTACCGATGTTGATTACAGTTCTATTCTGGGAATCGCTAATACCGGAATAGGAAAATTCAATGCCGAATCCGGTATTTTAAAAACAGACAGTCTCCGCAAAACATATGAATGCCTGTTCAAAAAAACCGACATATCAGACCTTTCTCCCAAAACACTGATTACCACCACCGATCTTGCAACCGGAAAACCGGTCATCCTTGATAAAGGAAATCTGGCTAAAGCCATCTATGCCAGCAGTGCCATATACCCGCTCATGCCTCCGGGCAACATTGACGGGCAAAGGTTGATAGATGGGGCATTCTCCTCGCCTGTTCCAATAATGGAATGCGTTAAGCGCAAGATCGATATCATCATTGCCATATATTTTGACGATGCCTGCAACCCGGAACCGAAAAATTTCATGGAAAGCTATTTTAATACCTCACGTATTTTCAAACGTTCCATCCTGACCAGCCAGCTCCCGCTTTCCATCGACATGCATCACCATGAAATAATACCTGTTTACATTAAACATTCCCGCCCTATCGAACTTTGGGAAATTAATAAACTTAATGAAATTGTTCATGCAGGAAAAGTCGCGTTTACCAACAAAAAAGCACACTTTCAGGAAGCTGTAGTTGAATTTAAAAAGAAAATGCAACTGCGCCATGAAAAACAACAGAAACTAAAAGCTGAAAAAGAATTAAAAGAAACTGAAGCTGCGCGAGAGAAGAAAATGCAGGATAACGCCGTTGAAAAAATGAAAAATCCTGCAACAAAAGATGCAAAACTGTCTGACTCCCAGAAACAGCCACAAGTGGAAGAAAAAAAGAGAACCTTTAAAATCATCAAAAAACGGAAAAACAGAACGGGAAGCGGAGCATGA
- a CDS encoding TetR/AcrR family transcriptional regulator has product MSKRMDRISRREQIAEEALKLAAKGISSITMDKVSKACGIVPSALYRHYKNKDEILDGLRDLVRNKLLENAKLATAEENSPLSALKNLALRHADLLYNHPGIPRLLFSEAALEKNSIRRKTMLTVMNEYRSAAARIAGKGQELGEIRKDVTPEDVVFMLLGTVVPPSFLFHISNGEFDPRVQVKRNLVLFEEAVKFRNEDE; this is encoded by the coding sequence TTGAGTAAAAGAATGGATCGCATTTCACGGCGCGAACAGATCGCAGAAGAGGCATTAAAGCTTGCTGCCAAGGGAATTTCATCTATCACAATGGATAAGGTTTCCAAGGCATGCGGTATTGTGCCCTCCGCCCTGTATCGTCATTATAAAAATAAAGATGAAATACTGGACGGTCTACGCGACTTGGTGCGCAATAAACTGCTCGAAAATGCCAAGCTTGCCACAGCTGAAGAGAACAGCCCGCTTTCAGCACTCAAAAATCTGGCTCTGCGCCATGCTGATCTTCTGTATAATCATCCCGGCATTCCCCGCTTGTTGTTTTCTGAAGCAGCTTTAGAAAAGAATTCCATCCGCCGCAAAACTATGCTTACTGTTATGAATGAATACCGTAGCGCCGCAGCCCGGATTGCCGGAAAAGGACAGGAGCTGGGAGAAATACGTAAAGATGTAACTCCAGAAGATGTCGTTTTTATGCTCCTTGGAACGGTTGTTCCGCCCTCTTTTCTGTTTCATATTTCTAATGGAGAATTCGATCCGCGCGTTCAGGTAAAACGGAATCTTGTGTTATTTGAAGAAGCTGTAAAATTCAGAAACGAGGATGAATAA
- a CDS encoding HlyD family secretion protein yields MKRFLTNITLFTVILISGLLLSGCVDEELKLWQGYVEGEFVYVSSPLGGQLDEISVKKGQTVSRGEPLFALEREFEKAGVDEASENLDKALNNLADKRKGRRPSEIASITARLKKAKAAEKLAAREYKRRADLYRSRTISEEERDKARTDYEQSTQQVHEISSELKTATLGSRSDEIKGAQSAVEAAKARLVQAKWNYDQKAQTAPRSGLVFDTIRYKGEWVPAGKPVLSILPPENRKVRFYVPETIVGSFHVGEELLLNYDGLADPVKIKLTYISPQAEFTPPVIYSSQSRAKLVFMLEAYPAQDQALLLKPGQPVDVSRSAEDFLSDNGFISRLKAYFRSNEG; encoded by the coding sequence ATGAAACGCTTTTTAACGAACATAACTCTTTTTACAGTTATTTTGATCTCCGGCCTCCTGCTAAGCGGATGTGTCGATGAAGAACTAAAACTCTGGCAGGGATATGTGGAAGGCGAATTTGTTTATGTTTCTTCGCCGCTGGGCGGTCAGCTTGATGAAATATCTGTGAAAAAAGGACAGACTGTAAGCCGCGGTGAGCCGCTTTTTGCTCTTGAACGTGAATTTGAAAAAGCTGGAGTTGATGAAGCTTCAGAGAACTTAGACAAAGCCCTCAATAATCTGGCGGATAAAAGAAAAGGACGCAGACCTTCTGAAATTGCTTCCATAACTGCAAGGCTCAAAAAAGCAAAAGCGGCTGAGAAACTAGCTGCCAGAGAATATAAACGTCGTGCTGATCTTTACCGCTCACGCACTATTTCCGAAGAGGAACGCGATAAAGCCCGCACGGATTATGAACAATCCACCCAGCAGGTTCATGAGATCAGTTCTGAACTGAAAACCGCCACTCTGGGTTCCCGCTCTGATGAAATCAAGGGTGCACAATCCGCAGTTGAAGCAGCAAAAGCAAGACTGGTTCAAGCTAAGTGGAATTACGACCAGAAAGCTCAAACTGCGCCCAGATCCGGCCTTGTGTTCGATACCATCCGCTACAAAGGCGAATGGGTTCCGGCCGGTAAACCGGTCCTGTCCATCCTGCCGCCGGAAAACCGTAAGGTCCGTTTTTATGTTCCTGAAACCATAGTAGGCAGCTTCCATGTGGGAGAAGAACTGCTGCTGAATTATGACGGACTGGCAGATCCTGTTAAAATTAAGCTCACCTACATTTCACCTCAAGCTGAATTTACACCGCCGGTAATCTATTCCAGCCAATCCCGGGCCAAACTTGTTTTCATGCTTGAAGCCTACCCCGCGCAGGATCAGGCTCTTCTGCTGAAACCGGGCCAGCCAGTAGACGTCAGTCGCTCAGCTGAAGACTTTCTATCAGACAACGGTTTTATTTCCAGACTGAAAGCATACTTCAGGAGCAACGAAGGATGA
- a CDS encoding ABC transporter ATP-binding protein — protein sequence MTAAQTVIDVTGVTKSFGEKTVVNGLDMQVRKGEIFGFLGPNGSGKTTFIRMLCGLLSPDAGSGTCLGYDIIREADMIKPNVGYMAQKFSLYGDLTVKENLDFLAKAYQLPNRRKLVDDAIERMDLGRFSNQLAGSLSGGWKQRLALTGCTLHSPKLLLLDEPTAGVDPSARRDFWDEVHNLADQGITALISTHYMDEAERCHRLAYIAYGDLLAKGTLEELIHDSGLHTWTLKGPDLGELTKKLRATEGIDQVVAFGNTLHISGRDNTVIEESLRNLSGAANSFEPSETSLEEVFIDLMRGMNP from the coding sequence ATGACTGCTGCTCAAACTGTCATAGACGTTACCGGTGTGACCAAATCTTTCGGTGAAAAGACCGTGGTTAACGGGCTGGATATGCAGGTACGCAAAGGCGAGATTTTCGGTTTCCTAGGTCCTAACGGGTCCGGCAAGACCACCTTTATAAGAATGCTTTGCGGACTGCTCAGCCCTGATGCAGGATCAGGCACCTGCCTCGGTTATGACATCATCCGTGAAGCGGATATGATTAAGCCTAACGTGGGCTATATGGCTCAAAAATTCAGCCTTTACGGCGACCTGACGGTTAAAGAAAACCTTGATTTCCTTGCCAAGGCTTACCAGCTCCCCAACCGCCGCAAACTTGTCGATGATGCTATTGAACGTATGGACCTCGGCAGATTTTCCAACCAGCTCGCCGGAAGCCTGTCCGGAGGCTGGAAGCAGCGCCTTGCCTTAACCGGGTGTACACTGCACAGCCCGAAACTGCTGCTGCTTGATGAACCGACTGCAGGAGTCGATCCTTCTGCGCGTCGCGATTTCTGGGATGAGGTGCACAACCTCGCAGATCAAGGAATCACGGCATTGATCAGCACTCATTACATGGACGAAGCAGAACGATGTCACCGCCTTGCATATATTGCCTATGGCGATTTACTGGCCAAGGGCACTCTTGAGGAGCTTATCCATGATTCCGGATTACACACATGGACTCTTAAAGGGCCTGATTTAGGAGAACTTACCAAAAAACTGCGCGCCACCGAAGGAATCGATCAGGTCGTTGCTTTCGGCAACACCCTGCATATCAGCGGCCGTGACAACACCGTGATTGAAGAGTCACTACGGAATTTATCCGGCGCAGCGAACAGTTTTGAACCGTCAGAAACCAGCCTTGAGGAGGTCTTTATTGATCTCATGCGGGGAATGAATCCATGA
- a CDS encoding ABC transporter permease: MKNLRLFSFGRFMAMAGKEFVQMRRDRLTFAMMIGIPLIQLILFGYAINSDPRKLPLAILSGDNTRYSRAIVAGMQASTYFKVDRFINSRAEANRLLELGDTQFVLTIPELFGQKIERGERPVLLLEADATDPMATGNAVNSMREIVNRALARELKGSLEYLVPAESAVDLRIHADYNPEAVSQYNIVPGLMGVILTLTLSMITSLAITRETERGTMENLLTTPVRPLEVMLGKIMPYVMVGYIQIMLIMVASIFLFHIPINGNPFIIFTYSAIFIAANLTVGVTISTIARNQLQAVQMSIFFFLPSLLLSGFMFPFRGMPEWAQTMGSVLPLTHYLRLVRGVLLKGTGWEESLYHLWPIALFWLVMIIIGLKRYRQTLD; the protein is encoded by the coding sequence ATGAAAAATTTACGGCTTTTTTCATTCGGCAGATTCATGGCTATGGCAGGAAAAGAGTTTGTGCAAATGCGGAGAGACAGGCTTACCTTTGCCATGATGATCGGTATTCCGCTTATTCAGCTGATTCTGTTCGGCTACGCAATTAATTCCGATCCGCGCAAATTACCTCTGGCAATACTTTCCGGCGACAACACCCGCTATTCAAGAGCAATCGTTGCCGGAATGCAGGCCAGCACATATTTCAAGGTAGACCGTTTCATCAATTCAAGAGCTGAGGCAAACCGCCTGCTGGAACTTGGAGACACTCAATTTGTACTGACCATACCAGAACTTTTCGGACAGAAAATTGAGCGCGGAGAACGGCCTGTACTGCTTCTGGAAGCTGATGCAACAGATCCCATGGCAACAGGCAACGCTGTAAATTCCATGCGTGAAATAGTGAATCGCGCCCTTGCACGGGAGCTTAAAGGATCGCTTGAATATCTTGTACCGGCGGAAAGTGCAGTGGATCTACGTATCCACGCCGACTACAACCCCGAAGCCGTCAGCCAGTACAATATAGTACCCGGCCTGATGGGAGTGATTTTAACCCTCACACTGTCAATGATAACCTCTCTGGCAATCACAAGAGAAACCGAACGCGGGACCATGGAAAACCTTCTGACCACTCCGGTACGTCCGCTTGAAGTAATGCTTGGTAAGATCATGCCCTACGTCATGGTCGGATACATCCAGATAATGCTGATCATGGTTGCGTCTATTTTTCTTTTCCATATCCCCATCAACGGCAACCCGTTCATCATTTTCACTTACTCAGCAATTTTTATCGCCGCCAACCTGACAGTAGGGGTAACTATATCCACTATTGCCCGCAACCAGTTGCAGGCAGTGCAGATGTCCATCTTTTTTTTCCTGCCCTCGTTACTTCTTTCAGGTTTCATGTTTCCATTCCGGGGAATGCCTGAATGGGCACAGACAATGGGATCAGTGCTGCCTTTAACCCATTACCTGCGTTTAGTGCGCGGGGTGCTTCTAAAAGGTACAGGATGGGAAGAATCCTTGTATCATCTATGGCCGATAGCATTGTTCTGGCTGGTAATGATTATCATAGGACTCAAAAGATACCGGCAGACTTTGGATTAG